TCTCAACGTTTTTGGTAATGGATACTTTATAACTGCATCTATTTTTACACTTGATGGAGCGACGTGGTTATTTTCTATAACGTGGCCCAAAAATTCCACTTGTCTTTGTAAAAATTGGCattactttttgttaatttgaagCCCATAATCCTGGCACAAGTTTAGAACCTTTTCTAATCGAATTAGCGCTTCTTTTTCGTTAGTTGCCGGAATTATAACGTCGTCGATGTAAGAGAGAGCAATTCCCTTTTTTGTAAAATCTCGAAATATAGCATTTACATACCTCTGAAAAACGCCGGGAGAGTTGCACAATCCAAATGGAACcttaagaaattgaaattgaccGTTATGTGTTACAAATGATGTATACTTGCGGCTTGCATCAGACACGTCAACGTGGAAGAACCCGTTTGTTAAATCAATCGTGCTAAATACCTTGGAGCCTTGTAGTCGATCGAGTTGGTCTTCAATTAAGGGCAGTGGGAATCTGTCCTTAATTATTACTTTGTTTATACGTCGGTAGTCTATACACAACCTGGGTGTGCCATCGCGTTTTTTCGCCAATACTATTGGACTGCAGAATTCAGACTCTGAAGTTTCAACAATTCCATCTTCAAGCAATTGTTCAACTTATCTATCAATTATCTGCCTTTCACTAAAAGGAAGTCTTCTAGGTGCAGAAAAAATTGGAGTATCGTCTTTTAACACTATTGTCATTTTcacatttgttgttttagttttattaggCGTATATACATAGTTCaattaaatcaaaaactttttactttGCAGCAGCACTAGCAAGTGGGTCCACGTTTACATCTTctttacatttataaattttcatcagCGCATGTTCTTCAAATGTATTACacgtatttaatttttgtacaaaaataccACTTGAATTAATTCGCACTTCAGCTTGGGAGTATAATTCTTCACCTATAATAATGTTAACGTCTATGCTGTTTAATGGTACGACGTGAAAATGTTATTGTctatttctacatttttttcaaaatgtccaATCGGTTTCACTTTGttctcatttgatttttgtCCAAATCTCACTAAATAAAACTACCAACTTCGGTTTCTTCAATAATTCGTACACTTTATATGTAACAACATTAAATTTACTGCCTGTATCAAACAAAGCTAACCACTTCTTATCTGCCATTTCTACTTCTTTCATCATTATATCTTTACTTGTTTTAACAATTTGTAAATTACGTTTGTCACTTTGTATGCTTTTGTTTGGACAATTTTTCGACATATGGCCAAAGTTATTACACTCAAAACACTTTACACCTTTCTCTCTGTCTTTACAATCAATACTTTTATGGCCTTTTACACCACAATTATAACAACGAATGTCCACTATCGCTTCAACATTATTCACTGTTTTTCAGAATCTATTTATACTTCGTTTTCCTGAATTTACTATATCTTTGTTAAAATCACTATTTACTTTcttgttcttttctttttcttcatattttgattttgatcgcacCATTTCGTATATTTTCAGGTTTTGTTTAAATTCCGTCACATCATGAGCGCCGTATAAAATGCTTTTGTTTAAACTTAAAACCCTTATGCCATCGATCACATACTGGATAAGAGCAGCATTCTCCAAGTTTCCCCTTGATGCGACttctttcatttaaaaaaaaataatcttgtGCGTTTtcgtcttttttattttttttcacttaattgTTTGTGTATGGTAGCACTGTTCGTTGCTGTTTGAAATTCTTTCAACAATgcacttttcaatttttcccaGGAAACAATTCCCCTTTTCGCTGTTCAGAAATAAGTTTGCAGTACCTTTAATAGACTTGTTAGCAAACACATACTTTTGAAAATCATCCCATCCCATAACAGCTGATGTCTCCTCGAATTTGTTTATCTAAACTTCAACTGGTAAATTGTCTGTTCCATCGTATTGTCGTATTGTTCAATTGTGATGGTTGCGCTCTTCTGCTTCTCGGGGTTATTGTGTTCTCTTTTTCGGAGCCATAATCGTCGTTTAAAAATGATacgaagcaatcgtcgttttctCTTTCATGAGTGCTGGTTGTTTTTCTAATTGGATTATATTGATGATAGTACACTTGTCCGCCAATTCGCCACAATTTCTGCTTCTATCGTCGTTTATGTTGCCTGCTGCTACCTCACCGCTGTGTTCACCTTCGCAATCGTCGTCATTATCGTCTTCTTCGTTATTGTTGCAACCAAGAAAATTCCCTTTTTGTAGATTTCGAAAGATGTGCAACTGTACATTTTCCTGTTTGCAGCTCAGTTGTAGCAAGTTGCAAATGGAAATTAATTCTGCTACAAATAAATTTGATGCAATGTATGCGGACTTTTGCGCATACTCGTCGTCATGCTCGTCGTAATTAAAACCTTCAAATTCGCGCAGCCTCTGTCTATTTCGTCTATCACCTTCGTCTTCGAAAATAAATCTATGCAATGCGCTAATGGTCTCTTTCACATTCGTCGTATATTTTCACGTACTTTATCAcacaattacacacacatattactTTTAGGTTGAGCCCCCAAATTTGTGGGCAAGATCAATTATGTAGACaagattaattatatttaacaaattaataatgtgGTTTATTAAACAGAACTATTGATTTCAAGAATACAAAGGAAAAacgatttatattaaaattaatttagctCTATCTTGCCGCAGGTCGTACACTTCTTACTCGTCTTGCTgatcttcttcttattcttctgCCTTTTCTGTGCTGCCATATCGTTTCAATCccacatatatactatatatcttatttaatttaattatgtcgattttaatataaatgttgCATACACGAAGCAAATATGATTACAATCCAAACAGAATTTCGTCGAATGATGAATGTTAAAGTTTCGCCAACATctgaaaattgtttcctttgATCTTTACAAATTTTGAGGACTACAAATTGATGTTAGTTGGAACACGAtctgttatttaaatatagtaaaaaGCAACCGCATGGGGTACAGAAAGTATTTTTATCTTAGGATATTCCCACTTGACTCCTTTTATTCGCCGATCATATGAGTACTTGCCATTAAAGGCTTCCAACGACatggcaaaatttttcaaaacaaaatttcacagaaattacttttaaatttcatcaGTTAAGATTCGTTCATATTATAAATTAACTGACTACTCTACTTGAAAACCACAGAAAGCCTGATTATaagactttttaaaataaaattactcagaAATTATTATGTCATTTCATtaggattttcatatttttaaacaaattgaaGATATTTTGCTTAATTATGTACTGctgattaaaattattaaaaattctagTTGAATTTGCAGAATCAAAATGCCAAACAAAGAAATTCGAAATGGAAAAGGAAGGGATAAATTGAAACCTTCTATACGTTTTAAGCAGTTGGCTCGTAGTGCTTTAATTAACCAACAATGGTTATCCGATTTAATAGACCATCAAAGAACAAAGATACCGTTGTACCGCCCAAAAGTGACAGGAATACTTACaaacaatgtatgtacatatattgataaaATTATACTGCATTCTTTCTTTTAAAGCCCTTCGTTTACAAAGcgtaggaaaaaaaaattttgcataagtATCGAGAACTCCGAAGCGATTCAGAAAGAGAATCTTTGGTAAATCTAATGGCCCATCTCACTGTTTTTTCGCAAATACCCCCAGTAAGTAAACTTAATTTAAACCAGGAAGTATGCACTtagaaaaatatcataaatttggatgtacatatgtatgataggCGAAATGGTTATAAATCTGCAGAGCAGCTTCTGCGCACAACTTTAGCCCCGAAGATATTTTGAGTTTGTTGTGTATTGTGGCGTTGAATCCTAGACGTTGGTCTAACCCCTATATTCCTACTATAATCATTTCTGCTTCACTTTTCACTTCACATATGTATTCATTATAATGAATTCTGTTCCTTTGGTTGAGTTTTCATCGCATATAGCATCTTAGTAAAACATGCATCGattaaattaagcaaaaataaatacaaaaaaaaaaaacaagtaaggaagggctaagttcgggtgtcaccgaacattttatactctcgcatgataaagtgataatcgagatttcataatacgtcatttacatatttttgtaaagttttattccgctatcatcattggttcctaatgtttatactcgtattagaGAATACTCGTATttagagaaggcatcagatggaattcaaaatagctttatattggaagaaggcgtggttgtgaaccgattttacccgtacatgtcatcagggtgttaagaaaatattatataccgaatttcattgaaatcggtctagtagctcctgagatatggttcttggtccataagtgggcggcgccacgcccattttcaatttttaaaaaaagcctgggtgcagcttccttctgccacttcttccgtaaaatttagtgtttctgacgttttttgttagtcggttaacgcacttttagtgattttgaacataacctttgtatgggaggtgagcgtggttattatccgatttcttccatttttaaactgtatatggaaatacctgaagaaaacgactttgttgactttggttgacatagctatagtagtttccgagatatgtacaaaaaacttagtagggggcggggtcacgcccacttttccaaaacaattgcagccaaatatgcccctccctaatgcgatcctttgtgccaaatttcactttaatatctttatttatggcttagttatgacactttataggttttcggtttccgccattttgtgggcgtggcagtgggccgattttgcccatcttcgaacttaaccttcttatggagccaaggaatacgtgtaccaagtttcatcatgatatctcaatttttactcaagttacagcttgcacggaccgacggacagacggacggacggacagacagacatccggatttcgactctactcgttgccctgatcactttggtatatataaccctatatctgactcttttagttttaggacttacaaacaaccgttatgtgaacaaaactataatactctcgttagcaacattgttgcgagagtataaaaaacaagaaaaaacgttaacttcggctgcaccgtaTCTTATACACCCTTCACagggtgatatatgtatatagtgtgcccttgatatatgtatatagtgtgcCGATATGtttagtgagccgatctgaacaattacattacattatttctatgaacaataactcgtTTCCCATGCAAGTAGTTGATtccaatcattcagtttgtatgccagctatatgctatagttaaccgatctaaacaattccTTCGGAATAAACCTGTggcaacttttgtgaagatacattgtcaaatgtgaaacttttccatacaagaacttgattccgattgttcagtttgtatggcagttatactGGTatg
Above is a genomic segment from Bactrocera neohumeralis isolate Rockhampton unplaced genomic scaffold, APGP_CSIRO_Bneo_wtdbg2-racon-allhic-juicebox.fasta_v2 cluster09, whole genome shotgun sequence containing:
- the LOC126764380 gene encoding uncharacterized protein LOC126764380, which gives rise to MPNKEIRNGKGRDKLKPSIRFKQLARSALINQQWLSDLIDHQRTKIPLYRPKVTGILTNNEKKILHKYRELRSDSERESLVNLMAHLTVFSQIPPKLRARLAPYAYFIILGPKRKIIEQGREPATVYFVLTGDITVTTKIWNSVKNKYIERVEYLSGPGEWLGEIDFLENQKRRQTFTSKCK